In Pseudomonas sp. MM213, a genomic segment contains:
- a CDS encoding CTP synthase — protein sequence MTRYIFVTGGVVSSLGKGIASASLAAILEARGLKVTMLKLDPYINVDPGTMSPFQHGEVFVTHDGAETDLDLGHYERFIRTTMTQNNNFTTGRVYEHVLRKERRGDYLGATIQVIPHITDEIKRRIIKGAGDADVAMVEIGGTVGDIESQPFLEAIRQLRFEVGAKRAMLMHLTLVPYIATAGETKTKPTQHSVKELRSIGLQPDVLVCRSDHPIDISSRRKIAQFTNVEERAVIALEDADTIYKIPGILHSQGLDDFVVERFGLQCGGADLSEWEAVVDAKLNPEHEVTIAMVGKYMELLDAYKSLIEAMSHAGISNRTKVNLRYIDSEDIENQGTALLEGVDAILVPGGFGLRGVEGKITAVQYARENKVPYLGICLGMQVAVIEFARNVMGWKDANSTEFDRASGHPVVGLITEWEDATGAVETRTETSDLGGTMRLGAQDCLLEPGSLVHGCYGKDVIVERHRHRYEVNNNLLPKIMEAGLKISGRSGDGALVEVVEAPDHPWFVACQFHPEFTSTPRDGHPLFSGFVKAALAQHQKKA from the coding sequence ATGACGCGCTACATATTCGTCACGGGCGGTGTTGTTTCTTCATTGGGGAAAGGCATTGCATCGGCTTCATTGGCGGCCATCCTGGAGGCGCGGGGACTTAAGGTCACCATGCTGAAGCTGGATCCGTACATCAACGTCGATCCGGGCACCATGAGCCCGTTCCAGCACGGTGAAGTGTTCGTCACCCACGACGGCGCCGAGACCGACCTGGACCTGGGTCACTACGAGCGGTTCATCCGCACGACCATGACCCAGAACAACAACTTCACCACCGGCCGTGTCTACGAACACGTCCTGCGCAAAGAGCGCCGTGGTGATTACCTGGGCGCGACCATCCAGGTGATCCCGCACATCACCGACGAAATCAAGCGCCGGATCATCAAGGGCGCCGGCGATGCCGACGTGGCCATGGTCGAGATCGGTGGCACCGTGGGTGACATCGAATCCCAACCGTTCCTCGAAGCCATCCGCCAGCTGCGTTTCGAAGTCGGCGCCAAGCGCGCGATGCTGATGCACCTGACACTGGTGCCGTACATCGCCACTGCCGGCGAAACCAAAACCAAGCCAACCCAGCACTCGGTCAAGGAGCTGCGCTCCATCGGCCTGCAACCTGACGTGCTGGTGTGCCGCTCCGATCACCCGATCGACATCTCCTCGCGTCGCAAGATCGCGCAATTCACCAACGTTGAAGAACGTGCGGTAATCGCGCTGGAAGACGCCGACACCATCTACAAGATCCCGGGCATCCTGCATTCGCAAGGCCTGGATGATTTTGTGGTCGAGCGTTTCGGCCTGCAATGCGGCGGTGCCGATCTGTCCGAGTGGGAAGCCGTGGTTGACGCCAAGCTCAATCCTGAGCACGAAGTCACCATCGCCATGGTCGGCAAGTACATGGAATTGCTGGACGCCTACAAGTCGCTGATCGAAGCGATGAGTCACGCCGGCATCAGCAACCGTACCAAGGTCAACCTGCGCTACATCGATTCCGAAGACATCGAAAACCAGGGCACCGCGCTGCTGGAAGGCGTCGACGCGATTCTGGTGCCTGGCGGCTTCGGTCTGCGTGGCGTGGAAGGCAAGATCACCGCCGTCCAGTACGCTCGCGAAAACAAGGTTCCGTACCTCGGCATCTGCCTGGGCATGCAAGTAGCGGTCATCGAGTTCGCTCGTAACGTCATGGGCTGGAAAGACGCCAACTCCACCGAGTTCGATCGTGCAAGCGGTCACCCGGTCGTGGGTCTGATCACCGAGTGGGAAGACGCCACCGGCGCCGTCGAAACCCGTACCGAAACCTCCGATCTGGGCGGCACCATGCGTCTCGGCGCGCAGGATTGCCTGCTGGAGCCGGGTTCCCTGGTCCACGGCTGCTACGGCAAGGACGTGATCGTCGAGCGTCACCGTCACCGCTACGAAGTGAACAACAACCTGCTGCCGAAAATCATGGAAGCCGGTCTGAAAATCTCCGGTCGCTCCGGTGATGGCGCGCTGGTTGAAGTGGTCGAAGCCCCGGATCATCCATGGTTCGTCGCTTGCCAGTTCCACCCTGAGTTCACCTCGACGCCACGCGACGGTCACCCGTTGTTCAGCGGCTTCGTCAAAGCAGCTTTGGCTCAACACCAGAAGAAGGCTTGA
- the kdsA gene encoding 3-deoxy-8-phosphooctulonate synthase: MAQKIIRVGDIEIANDKPMVLFGGMNVLESRDMAMQVCEEYVKVTEKLGIPYVFKASFDKANRSSVTSYRGPGLEEGMRIFQDIKQAFGVPIITDVHEPEQAAVVAEICDIIQLPAFLSRQTDLVVAMAKTGAVINIKKAQFLAPQEMKHILNKCVEAGNDQLILCERGSSFGYNNLVVDMLGFGIMKQFEYPVFFDVTHALQMPGGRADSAGGRRAQVLDLAKAGISQSLAGLFLEAHPDPDNAKCDGPCALRLDKLEPFLAQLKALDELVKSFPTVETA; this comes from the coding sequence ATGGCGCAGAAGATCATCCGCGTAGGCGATATCGAGATTGCCAACGACAAGCCAATGGTGCTTTTCGGTGGCATGAACGTGCTGGAAAGCCGCGACATGGCGATGCAGGTCTGCGAAGAGTACGTGAAGGTTACCGAGAAACTCGGTATCCCTTACGTGTTCAAGGCCAGCTTCGACAAGGCCAACCGTTCCTCCGTGACCTCTTACCGTGGCCCCGGCCTGGAAGAGGGCATGCGGATTTTCCAGGACATCAAGCAAGCCTTCGGCGTGCCGATCATCACCGACGTCCACGAGCCTGAACAGGCCGCGGTCGTCGCTGAAATCTGCGACATCATCCAGCTGCCGGCCTTCCTGTCGCGCCAGACCGACCTCGTGGTCGCGATGGCCAAGACCGGTGCGGTGATCAACATCAAGAAAGCCCAGTTCCTCGCACCTCAGGAAATGAAACACATCCTGAACAAGTGCGTGGAAGCGGGTAACGATCAGTTGATCCTCTGCGAGCGTGGTTCGAGCTTCGGCTACAACAACCTGGTGGTCGACATGCTCGGCTTCGGCATCATGAAGCAGTTCGAGTACCCGGTGTTCTTCGACGTGACCCACGCGCTGCAAATGCCTGGCGGTCGTGCCGATTCCGCCGGCGGTCGTCGCGCCCAGGTCCTCGATCTGGCGAAAGCCGGGATCAGCCAGTCACTGGCCGGTCTGTTCCTCGAAGCACACCCGGACCCGGACAACGCCAAATGCGACGGCCCTTGCGCCTTGCGTCTGGACAAACTGGAGCCATTCCTGGCCCAGCTCAAAGCTTTGGACGAACTGGTGAAGAGTTTTCCGACGGTAGAAACCGCGTAA